The genomic segment ACCTGGGTCATTTACTTCCTGCCCGTTGGTCTGCCCGCAACGCTTTCCAGCGTCTGGGTCGCGATCGCGTTCGGCGTCTCCTGTGCCATCGGGCTTATGTTCGGCATTTACCCGGCCTGGAAGGCGGCGAACCTCGATCCCATTGAAGCTCTGCGATACGAGTAGCGGCAGTCACATCGACAGGACGCAACCCGGGAGTAGAGTAGGCTCGGGTGTTCAGGATCAGAAACCGACGGGAGCTGGGTTAGCTCCGCTGCGGGCCCAGCTTGGACGCAGCACCGCAGGCAAGAGCATCACGGTAGCCTGCTGCGATAGAGAGCAGGATCATGCAACTGATTGAAGCGTTCCGACTCGCACTGCAGGCCCTCTGGGGAAACAAGCTGCGCTCCATCCTCACTCTGCTTGGGGTCATCATCGGCGTGGGCTCGGTGATCATGGTGGTCACCCTCACCAACGGCGCCAAGGAGTTTGTCACCTCAAAAATCAATCGCTATGGTGCGTCGGTCCTCACCATCAGCAAAATGCCCCAGACCTTCATCACCATTGAAGAGTACCTGTCCTTCCAGAAGCGCAGGGACATCACCTTCGATGATTATCGTGCCATCCTCTCCGAATGCCGGTCCTGCAAAGTCATCGGCGCGCAGCGCGCCACCATCGGCAAAATCGTACGCGGATCCAAGAGCACCACCGATTCAAACATTCGCGGCGTCACCTGGACCATGCTCTCCATCTCGAACCTCAACATCGAGCTGGGCCGCTCCCTCACCGCATCCGAGGATGAACACTCCGCCCATGTCGCGGTGGTCGGCGCCGACATCGTCGATAACCTCCTTGGTCCCGGCGATCCGCTCGGAAAAGAGATTCGCATCGACGGTGCTCCCTATACCGTGATCGGCGTGGCAGAGCGCCAGGGCAAAATGCTTGGCACAAGCATGGATAACTGGGCCGCCGTTCCCCTCACCACCTTTCTGCATACCTACGGGTCCCACCAGAGCTTGTCCATCTACGTCGATGCTGGCGCGGGCGCCGAAGTCATGGAGGTAGTCAGCGACGAACTCCGCGTCCTCATGCGAGCACGCCGTCACCTCGCCCCTGGCGCACCCGACACCTTCTCCATCGACTCCAGCTCCACCTTCCAGAACCTGCTCGGCAAAATCCTCAATAGCTTCGGAGCCGTCGTCGCCTCCATCGCGGCCATTTCCCTGGTCGTCGGCGGAATCGTCATCATGAATATCATGCTGGTCTCCGTCACCGAGCGCACCCGCGAGATCGGTGTGCGTAAGGCGCTCGGCGCGCGCCGGCAGGACATCCTCATCCAGTTCCTGATCGAGTCAGCCACCATCTCGCTCGTCGGCGGAGCCATCGGCGTGTTCTCCGGAATCCTCCTGGCCAAAGTCATTACATTGGCCATCGCATTTCCTTCCGCCATCGAGTACTGGTCCATCGTGCTCAGCCTCATTGTCTCTATCGGCGTGGGCCTCTTCTTCGGAATCTATCCGGCCCACAAGGCTTCTCAGCTCGATCCCATCGCGGCACTCCGCGCGGAGCTCTAATCATGCGCCTCAGCAGCTCGAAAGAATCGGTGAAGCTGGCGCTCGACACGCTGCGCAAGAACAAGCTGCGCTCCGGCCTCACCGTCCTCGGCATCTCCATCGGCATTTCTACGGTCATCCTCATCTCTTCCGCCATCAACGGCCTCAACACCAACATCGACCAGTTCGTGCGTTCGCTAGGCACCAACAACCTCTGGATCTTCCAATTCCAACCCTTCGGCAAGCGACCTACCATCGAAGAACTGAATCGCAAAAAGCTCACCTACGAAGATGCGATGGCCATGCGCAATCTACCGCATGTCGCCGCCGTCGATCCCGAGCTCACATATCAGAACTTCCAGACTGGCCTCGGCAGTGTGTCGGTCAAAGCCGGCACCCACAAGATCACCAACACCATCCTCAATGGAAGCACATCCGCGGTGAAGGAAGTTGCAGATATCCAGATGCTCGATGGCCGCATGTGGACCGAGTCCGAAGAGGAGCGCGCGGCCAATGTGGCTGTGCTCGGCCACGATGCGGCTGAAGATCTCTTTCCTGACGGCTCGCCCCTCGGTAAGGACATCGATTGCCAGGGCACCATCTTCACCGTAATCGGCGTGCTCGACGTGCAGCCCCAACCCTTCGGCAGCGGGCGCAACACGCAGGACAACTCCGTCTACTTCCCGCTCACGACCTTCCGCAAACTTCACCCCGAGATCAAGGACTTCTGGCTGGTGGTGAAGTACGACGACGCAGTGAACAAAGCTGAGGTCATCGAGGAGAT from the Occallatibacter riparius genome contains:
- a CDS encoding ABC transporter permease, producing the protein MRLSSSKESVKLALDTLRKNKLRSGLTVLGISIGISTVILISSAINGLNTNIDQFVRSLGTNNLWIFQFQPFGKRPTIEELNRKKLTYEDAMAMRNLPHVAAVDPELTYQNFQTGLGSVSVKAGTHKITNTILNGSTSAVKEVADIQMLDGRMWTESEEERAANVAVLGHDAAEDLFPDGSPLGKDIDCQGTIFTVIGVLDVQPQPFGSGRNTQDNSVYFPLTTFRKLHPEIKDFWLVVKYDDAVNKAEVIEEIRELLRVRRHVRVDQEDNFAIFGPDSLSRLWNQLTGGLFLFMVAVSSVGLMVGGVGVMNIMLVSVTERTREIGVRKAIGATKKNILMQFTLEAVTLCAVGGLLGILAGSLFTLILHYAVSFLHAALSATWVGIAFGVACTIGLVFGIYPAWKAANLDPIEALRYE
- a CDS encoding ABC transporter permease, whose product is MQLIEAFRLALQALWGNKLRSILTLLGVIIGVGSVIMVVTLTNGAKEFVTSKINRYGASVLTISKMPQTFITIEEYLSFQKRRDITFDDYRAILSECRSCKVIGAQRATIGKIVRGSKSTTDSNIRGVTWTMLSISNLNIELGRSLTASEDEHSAHVAVVGADIVDNLLGPGDPLGKEIRIDGAPYTVIGVAERQGKMLGTSMDNWAAVPLTTFLHTYGSHQSLSIYVDAGAGAEVMEVVSDELRVLMRARRHLAPGAPDTFSIDSSSTFQNLLGKILNSFGAVVASIAAISLVVGGIVIMNIMLVSVTERTREIGVRKALGARRQDILIQFLIESATISLVGGAIGVFSGILLAKVITLAIAFPSAIEYWSIVLSLIVSIGVGLFFGIYPAHKASQLDPIAALRAEL